A window of Cohnella herbarum contains these coding sequences:
- a CDS encoding carbohydrate ABC transporter permease produces MAINRQFKTALFHVIVLGCGLLMLYPVFWLISSSVKPTTEIFTSKGLWPSSITFEHYSQGWNGLRNIQFGRFFLNSILLCVVAVIGTVLSSSMAAFSFARIDFPLKNLLFALMLGTIMLPGHVTLIPQYIMFHEIGWVDTYLPLMTPKFVGDAFFVFLIVQFIRGIPKELDESAKIDGCGWFTLYFRIIMPLSLPALMTAAIFTFMGTWDDFFGQLIYLSDIKKFTVPLGLRLFLDSSGSSNWGAVFAMSVLSIVPSLVIFFLGQKYFTQGIATTGLKG; encoded by the coding sequence ATGGCAATTAATCGACAGTTCAAAACAGCCCTGTTTCATGTAATCGTGCTGGGATGCGGGCTCTTGATGCTATATCCGGTATTCTGGTTGATCAGCAGCTCCGTGAAACCGACTACGGAAATCTTTACGTCTAAAGGTTTGTGGCCTTCCTCGATTACGTTCGAGCATTATTCCCAAGGCTGGAACGGGTTACGCAACATTCAATTCGGCCGGTTCTTCCTTAATTCCATTTTATTGTGCGTAGTCGCGGTCATCGGGACGGTACTCAGTTCTTCTATGGCGGCCTTTTCGTTCGCGCGTATCGACTTTCCGTTGAAAAACCTGCTTTTCGCGTTGATGCTTGGTACGATCATGCTACCGGGACATGTTACGCTGATTCCCCAATATATTATGTTTCATGAGATCGGATGGGTAGATACTTACCTGCCTCTGATGACGCCGAAATTCGTCGGGGACGCTTTTTTCGTGTTCTTGATCGTGCAATTTATTCGGGGTATTCCTAAAGAATTGGACGAGAGCGCTAAGATCGACGGTTGCGGCTGGTTTACGCTCTATTTCCGCATCATTATGCCGCTTAGCCTGCCTGCGTTGATGACCGCCGCGATCTTCACGTTCATGGGCACATGGGATGATTTCTTCGGTCAACTGATCTACTTGAGCGATATTAAGAAATTCACCGTTCCGCTAGGCTTGCGCCTCTTCCTGGATTCCAGCGGCAGCTCTAACTGGGGAGCCGTGTTCGCAATGTCCGTCCTGTCCATCGTTCCTAGTCTTGTCATCTTCTTCCTGGGTCAGAAATACTTCACCCAAGGCATCGCGACAACCGGATTGAAAGGTTAA
- a CDS encoding carbohydrate ABC transporter permease has product MQKYKTYAAGYLFLLPWLIGFILLYLSPIIASLYLSFTKYDLLTAPKWIGFENYKTMFTDDYRLGDSIKVTFQYVLLSVPFRLAFALGLAMLLNQGMKLLGLYRTIYYIPSLLGGSVAISVLWKQVFDKEGIFNQGLSFIGIEGPNWIADPKYAIYSLIGLSVWQFGSVMIIFLAGLKQIPQELYEAATVDGASIFRKFSKITMPLLTPVIFFNLTITLIQSFQTFTKAFIISNGSGGPINSTLLYSLYLYIKGFTFLDMGYASAMAWLLLVIIAAFTGLLFLTSRYWVYYSDGRN; this is encoded by the coding sequence ATGCAGAAATACAAAACCTATGCAGCCGGGTATTTGTTTCTGTTGCCATGGTTGATCGGCTTTATCTTGCTTTACTTAAGCCCGATCATCGCATCTTTGTATTTGTCCTTTACGAAGTATGACTTGCTTACGGCACCGAAATGGATCGGCTTCGAAAATTATAAGACGATGTTTACGGACGATTACCGTTTGGGAGATTCGATCAAGGTTACTTTTCAATACGTGTTACTATCGGTTCCTTTCCGTTTGGCGTTCGCGCTCGGACTGGCTATGTTGCTTAATCAAGGCATGAAGCTTCTTGGTTTATACCGAACGATCTATTACATTCCTTCCTTGCTTGGAGGAAGCGTCGCGATTTCCGTGTTGTGGAAACAAGTGTTCGACAAAGAGGGGATTTTCAATCAGGGTTTGTCATTTATCGGGATCGAGGGACCCAATTGGATAGCCGATCCGAAGTACGCGATTTATTCTCTGATCGGATTGTCCGTATGGCAGTTCGGGTCGGTCATGATTATTTTCTTGGCCGGACTTAAGCAAATCCCTCAAGAGTTATATGAAGCGGCTACCGTAGACGGTGCTAGCATTTTTCGTAAATTTTCGAAAATCACGATGCCTCTGCTTACGCCCGTCATCTTCTTTAATCTGACAATTACGTTGATCCAGTCGTTCCAAACGTTCACTAAAGCTTTCATTATAAGCAATGGTTCGGGCGGTCCGATCAATTCGACTTTGCTCTATTCTTTGTACTTGTATATTAAGGGCTTCACTTTCCTGGACATGGGATACGCCTCCGCAATGGCTTGGCTGTTATTGGTTATCATCGCAGCTTTCACCGGCTTATTGTTCCTGACCTCCCGTTACTGGGTTTACTATTCGGATGGGAGGAATTAA
- a CDS encoding ABC transporter substrate-binding protein → MLNKKTITGVSLALTMLLSACSNGANEPSKESSASQPAASPSADSGKKVELRMSWWGSDERHEKTQKVIELFEQKNPGVKITGEYSGFDGYMDKLNTQIAAGNAPDLIQMGGNIKEYVDKKALLDLTPYVGNVLVLDDFNGGYVKAATFEEKLYGVTLGVSSTALMYNASMFEKAGVPLPTDTWTYEDFKTSTTQIAQKLGKGHYGSYDLSSDAASLASYLGSNGKELYRDGERHFDSQDMINWFTMWDELRKAGAIVPADVQVANPPTAVDKSLIVKGQVAIQSMSASQIFGFQELTQDKLALSMYPNGSAGSGMVPPISGQFITSYEGTKHPEEVAKFINFMVNDPEAGVILGSTRGVPPAGKIRDVLSAQSTPVDKVLYDYISLVSDTAPAVEYQQFPLDNEFIKLLQLTSEKIAFGAQPIDSSVNEFMTELDKLLVKAKAQ, encoded by the coding sequence ATGTTAAACAAAAAAACAATTACCGGGGTCTCGCTTGCCTTGACGATGCTATTATCCGCTTGCTCCAATGGCGCAAACGAACCAAGCAAAGAGAGCTCGGCATCGCAACCGGCGGCCTCGCCGTCCGCGGATAGCGGTAAGAAAGTCGAATTGCGCATGTCTTGGTGGGGTTCGGATGAGCGCCACGAAAAAACGCAAAAAGTCATCGAGCTGTTCGAGCAAAAAAATCCAGGCGTCAAAATCACGGGGGAATATTCCGGATTCGACGGATATATGGATAAGCTGAACACTCAGATTGCTGCGGGCAACGCCCCGGATTTGATCCAGATGGGCGGAAATATCAAAGAATACGTAGACAAAAAAGCATTGCTGGATTTGACTCCATATGTAGGCAACGTTCTAGTCTTGGACGATTTTAACGGCGGATACGTGAAAGCGGCTACTTTCGAAGAGAAGCTGTACGGCGTCACGCTAGGCGTTAGTTCAACCGCATTAATGTACAATGCGAGCATGTTCGAGAAAGCGGGCGTACCGCTTCCGACGGATACATGGACTTATGAAGACTTTAAAACCTCGACGACTCAAATTGCTCAGAAACTAGGCAAAGGTCATTACGGTTCGTACGATCTTTCCAGCGATGCGGCTTCGTTGGCTTCGTATTTGGGAAGTAACGGCAAAGAGTTATATCGCGACGGCGAACGCCATTTCGACAGCCAAGATATGATCAACTGGTTCACGATGTGGGATGAATTGCGTAAAGCGGGAGCTATCGTGCCTGCGGACGTTCAAGTAGCCAACCCTCCGACGGCCGTTGATAAATCCCTTATCGTTAAGGGACAAGTTGCCATTCAAAGCATGTCGGCATCCCAAATCTTCGGTTTCCAAGAGCTGACTCAGGATAAGTTGGCTTTGAGCATGTACCCGAACGGTTCGGCGGGCAGCGGAATGGTCCCTCCGATTTCCGGACAATTCATCACTTCGTATGAAGGAACTAAGCATCCTGAAGAAGTCGCGAAGTTCATTAACTTCATGGTGAACGACCCTGAAGCAGGCGTTATCCTTGGCAGTACAAGAGGCGTTCCGCCGGCAGGCAAAATTCGCGACGTATTGTCCGCGCAATCCACGCCGGTCGATAAAGTTCTTTACGATTACATCTCGCTAGTAAGCGATACGGCACCGGCCGTCGAGTATCAACAATTCCCGTTGGATAATGAATTCATTAAATTGTTGCAGTTAACGAGCGAGAAAATCGCGTTCGGAGCTCAACCGATCGATTCTTCCGTCAATGAATTCATGACCGAATTGGATAAATTGCTAGTCAAAGCAAAAGCGCAATAA
- the spoVAE gene encoding stage V sporulation protein AE: MDYVWAFVVGGAICVVGQLLFDVVKLTPAHTMSLLVVTGAVMDAVGWYDPLVDFAGAGATVPITSFGNALVHGALSELQDVGWIGVITGIFSITSAGISAAIVFSFLAALVVKPKG, translated from the coding sequence ATGGACTACGTATGGGCTTTCGTGGTCGGCGGCGCGATATGTGTCGTTGGCCAGCTATTGTTCGACGTCGTAAAGCTTACACCGGCGCATACGATGTCATTGTTGGTCGTCACTGGAGCGGTAATGGATGCCGTCGGTTGGTACGATCCGCTTGTCGACTTCGCGGGGGCCGGAGCGACAGTGCCGATAACGAGCTTCGGCAACGCATTGGTTCATGGGGCTCTGTCGGAGCTGCAGGACGTAGGTTGGATAGGGGTTATTACCGGTATTTTCAGCATAACGAGCGCGGGCATTTCCGCGGCGATCGTATTTTCGTTTTTAGCCGCGTTAGTCGTTAAGCCGAAGGGTTGA
- the spoVAD gene encoding stage V sporulation protein AD, producing the protein MLQGKRTWVFPKPPVIIATGTVVGPDEGEGPLSSDFDLVHPDLEIGQPSWEKSERVLLEQASDIALQHAKLSKDKLSFFVGGDLMNQIISNTFAARTLGAPYLGVFGACSTSMESLAIASLIVSSGAGEYAMAGTCSHNCTVEKQFRYPTEYGSQKPPTAQYTVTGAGASIIASEGEGPIITAATIGKIMDLGIKDPFNMGAAMAPAAVDTIQGHLQDTGREPGYYDLIVTGDLAGVGHPIATEMLQRNGVPMDQTKFQDCGLMIYDVQKQKVQAGGSGCACSAVVTYGHLLKRIHKGELNRILVVATGALLSPLSYQQGESIPCVAHAVAIEAPNTEKQRGAEL; encoded by the coding sequence ATACTACAGGGTAAACGGACATGGGTTTTTCCAAAGCCGCCCGTCATTATAGCAACGGGAACCGTCGTCGGACCCGATGAGGGAGAGGGTCCGCTCTCTTCCGATTTCGACCTCGTTCATCCCGACCTGGAGATCGGACAGCCTAGCTGGGAGAAATCCGAAAGGGTGCTTCTGGAGCAAGCATCCGATATCGCGTTGCAGCATGCGAAGCTGTCTAAGGATAAGCTCAGCTTCTTCGTCGGCGGAGATTTAATGAATCAGATTATTAGTAATACTTTCGCGGCACGCACGTTAGGGGCTCCCTATCTTGGCGTATTCGGCGCTTGTTCGACTTCGATGGAATCGCTCGCCATAGCGTCTCTGATCGTATCTTCCGGCGCCGGCGAATATGCCATGGCGGGCACTTGCAGCCACAATTGCACCGTAGAGAAGCAGTTCAGGTATCCGACGGAGTATGGATCGCAGAAACCGCCGACGGCCCAATATACGGTTACGGGCGCGGGCGCGTCCATCATTGCCAGCGAAGGAGAAGGACCGATCATTACCGCGGCGACGATTGGCAAAATCATGGACTTGGGCATTAAAGACCCCTTCAATATGGGGGCGGCAATGGCTCCCGCTGCCGTGGATACGATTCAAGGGCATCTTCAGGATACCGGAAGAGAGCCGGGGTATTACGACTTGATCGTAACGGGAGATCTAGCGGGCGTAGGCCATCCGATCGCGACTGAGATGCTGCAAAGAAACGGCGTGCCGATGGATCAGACGAAGTTTCAGGACTGCGGGCTGATGATCTATGACGTACAGAAGCAGAAGGTTCAGGCGGGAGGCAGCGGGTGCGCTTGCTCGGCGGTCGTCACTTACGGTCATCTCTTGAAACGGATCCATAAGGGAGAACTGAACCGGATATTGGTCGTCGCGACGGGAGCTTTGCTCAGCCCGCTTTCGTATCAGCAAGGGGAAAGCATTCCATGCGTAGCGCACGCAGTAGCGATAGAAGCGCCAAACACTGAGAAGCAAAGAGGTGCCGAATTATGA
- the spoVAC gene encoding stage V sporulation protein AC, with protein sequence MAVKSAGRGNRPYKPVSMSSKEYQAFAKAREPSRSVWTNCLKAFLVGGIICTIGQGVTEFFIAVFHMSSKDASNPTVAIMILLSVILTSMGVYDKIAQWAGAGSAVPVTGFANSMASAAIEHRAEGLVLGVGSNMFKLAGSVIVFGVVAAFVIGIIYWVFGIGAWHDTTG encoded by the coding sequence TTGGCCGTAAAAAGCGCCGGACGCGGTAATCGACCGTATAAGCCGGTATCCATGTCTTCGAAAGAGTACCAAGCATTCGCCAAAGCAAGAGAGCCTTCCCGGTCCGTATGGACCAATTGTCTGAAGGCGTTCTTGGTAGGCGGAATTATTTGCACGATCGGTCAGGGAGTAACCGAATTTTTCATCGCGGTGTTCCACATGTCATCCAAGGATGCCAGCAACCCGACCGTAGCGATCATGATCCTGCTATCGGTTATTCTGACCAGCATGGGCGTCTATGACAAGATCGCGCAATGGGCCGGAGCGGGAAGCGCGGTTCCGGTAACGGGCTTCGCGAATTCCATGGCGTCGGCGGCGATCGAGCATCGGGCCGAAGGCTTGGTACTTGGCGTTGGTTCCAATATGTTTAAGTTGGCGGGTTCCGTCATCGTGTTCGGCGTCGTGGCGGCTTTCGTAATCGGCATTATCTACTGGGTGTTCGGAATCGGGGCGTGGCATGATACTACAGGGTAA
- the sigK gene encoding RNA polymerase sporulation sigma factor SigK yields MPGFITSIALFLKQLSLLVSYVKNNAFPQPLTDDEEALHLQRLAEGNPVSRNLLIEHNLRLVAHIVKKFDNTGEDLEDLISIGTIGLIKAIESFQPNKGTKLATFAARCIENEILMHLRSLKKTRKDVSLHDPIGTDKEGNEITLQDILGTEPDEVVEKVQLKIEKSKIYRNLDILDDREQEVIRGRFGLDGGGDERTQREIARELGISRSYVSRIEKRALMKLYHEFYKAKR; encoded by the coding sequence GTGCCCGGTTTTATCACATCGATTGCCTTGTTCTTGAAGCAATTATCTTTACTCGTGTCTTATGTCAAAAATAACGCGTTTCCCCAGCCTCTCACCGACGATGAAGAGGCGTTGCATTTGCAACGGCTTGCCGAAGGTAACCCCGTTTCCCGAAACCTGCTTATCGAACACAATTTGAGATTGGTTGCCCATATCGTCAAGAAATTCGATAACACCGGAGAGGATTTGGAAGATCTCATCTCGATCGGAACGATCGGACTCATTAAAGCGATCGAGAGCTTCCAACCGAACAAAGGCACGAAACTTGCTACCTTCGCCGCTCGTTGCATCGAGAACGAAATTCTAATGCATCTACGGTCGTTAAAGAAAACGAGAAAAGACGTTTCGCTTCATGATCCGATAGGAACCGACAAAGAAGGCAACGAGATCACTCTGCAGGATATTCTCGGCACCGAGCCGGACGAAGTGGTCGAGAAAGTTCAGTTGAAAATCGAGAAAAGCAAAATTTACCGCAATCTCGATATATTGGACGATCGCGAGCAGGAAGTCATTCGCGGACGGTTCGGGTTGGACGGCGGCGGGGACGAGCGAACCCAACGAGAAATCGCTCGGGAGCTCGGAATATCGAGGAGTTACGTGTCAAGAATCGAGAAGAGAGCGTTAATGAAACTCTATCACGAGTTTTATAAGGCTAAGCGTTAA
- a CDS encoding tellurite resistance TerB family protein, with translation MSTFSQKLTSMRQGLKDQVSKFKNKDFMDAVVAGCAIVAAADGKIDGSEKQKMIGYINHNEELKVFEISKVIERFNHYTSNFDFDHMIGKAEAMKPIIKFKDKPEARVVISVCCAIGAADGDFDESEKNVVREMCRAVNLPAGDFGL, from the coding sequence ATGAGTACATTTTCGCAAAAGCTAACTTCCATGCGCCAAGGACTTAAAGATCAAGTATCGAAGTTCAAGAATAAGGATTTCATGGACGCGGTTGTCGCCGGATGTGCGATCGTGGCTGCAGCCGACGGAAAAATCGACGGCTCCGAGAAACAAAAGATGATCGGTTATATTAACCATAACGAAGAGCTTAAAGTGTTCGAAATCTCGAAGGTCATCGAAAGATTCAACCATTATACGAGCAATTTCGATTTCGATCATATGATCGGTAAAGCCGAAGCGATGAAGCCGATTATCAAATTCAAGGACAAGCCCGAAGCACGCGTTGTCATTAGCGTTTGTTGCGCAATCGGTGCCGCCGACGGCGATTTCGACGAATCGGAGAAAAACGTGGTCAGGGAAATGTGCCGGGCGGTTAATCTTCCCGCCGGCGATTTCGGACTGTAA
- a CDS encoding 3'-5' exonuclease — MTIIVYDLEMTVRRKKGQIAEIIEIGAAKVRLVDDVPQIIETFQSFVKPMIVPQLTADTTAFTGITQDDVNGAGTLEQVVREYTEWMGSDEYFLCAWGPDDLRQLVQECRQHQIATDWIVNHNNLQKMLSKIYKLEKHQQMGLKPALEMLEIPFSGSHHRAMDDAINTAHILVKLFDQFQFKRNKLSDEAKIESEVVYKTDHYENLPFAGLAGLFPEQQK, encoded by the coding sequence GTGACCATTATCGTATATGACTTAGAAATGACGGTTCGGCGCAAGAAGGGCCAAATCGCCGAAATTATCGAAATCGGAGCGGCTAAAGTTCGTCTGGTCGACGATGTCCCGCAGATTATCGAAACGTTCCAATCGTTCGTGAAGCCGATGATCGTTCCTCAGCTGACCGCGGATACGACCGCTTTTACCGGAATTACGCAAGATGACGTTAACGGAGCGGGCACGCTTGAACAAGTCGTTCGCGAATATACGGAATGGATGGGATCGGACGAATATTTTCTGTGCGCGTGGGGACCGGACGACTTGCGACAACTCGTGCAGGAATGCCGACAGCATCAGATCGCGACCGATTGGATCGTTAACCATAACAACCTGCAGAAGATGTTATCCAAAATATACAAGCTAGAGAAACACCAGCAGATGGGTTTAAAACCGGCGCTCGAGATGCTGGAAATTCCCTTTTCCGGCTCCCACCACAGGGCGATGGACGACGCGATTAACACCGCGCATATTCTTGTTAAGTTGTTCGACCAGTTTCAATTTAAGCGCAACAAGCTGAGCGACGAAGCGAAAATCGAAAGCGAAGTCGTCTATAAGACCGACCACTACGAGAATTTGCCCTTCGCCGGACTCGCCGGTTTGTTCCCCGAACAGCAAAAGTAG
- a CDS encoding urease accessory protein UreD: MRPPSSLGAIPLIERLSELRATVGIINGRPELISRYHTSPLKIAKTFPLGSGNGKQLAVLQMDGSPGLLEGDRYVFDWELREGARLYATNQAYTRVHPCESGSDSRLYQRFMLGPEAILEWMPEPIMLFRNARFVSETEIDLADGSICVVGDIFCPGRLSRGEAFSFHSYDSKITVMYKGELVHYQRQKWEPARMQVDNVGCFGGYTHMGIFSVFSDRVTSDLVVRIREALESMEAIPDGVSWGVARTAKCGIVVQMAGHAAWKLQRLTLAAWDCVRLQLMDQPPLRFLKEAWMTRSNK, from the coding sequence ATGAGGCCGCCGTCTAGTCTAGGCGCAATCCCTTTAATCGAGAGGTTGTCGGAGCTCCGGGCTACGGTCGGGATAATAAACGGCCGTCCGGAGTTGATTTCCCGGTATCATACTTCACCGCTTAAGATCGCGAAAACATTCCCTCTCGGAAGCGGTAATGGGAAGCAATTGGCCGTCTTGCAAATGGACGGTTCCCCCGGTCTGCTTGAAGGGGACCGGTATGTGTTTGATTGGGAACTGCGCGAGGGCGCTCGCCTCTATGCGACGAATCAAGCCTATACCCGAGTACATCCTTGCGAGTCCGGCAGCGATTCTAGGTTGTACCAACGGTTCATGTTAGGGCCCGAAGCCATACTCGAATGGATGCCGGAGCCGATTATGTTATTTCGGAATGCTCGTTTCGTCTCCGAAACGGAGATCGATCTGGCTGATGGGTCGATCTGCGTGGTCGGGGATATCTTTTGTCCGGGAAGGCTATCGCGAGGCGAGGCGTTTTCTTTCCATTCGTACGATTCGAAGATAACGGTCATGTACAAGGGAGAACTCGTACATTATCAGAGACAGAAGTGGGAACCCGCCCGAATGCAAGTCGATAATGTCGGCTGTTTCGGAGGTTACACCCACATGGGAATATTCTCCGTATTTTCCGATCGGGTTACCTCGGATCTTGTGGTCAGGATACGCGAAGCGTTGGAAAGCATGGAAGCTATTCCGGATGGGGTTAGCTGGGGAGTCGCTCGAACCGCGAAATGCGGGATAGTGGTGCAGATGGCGGGACATGCGGCCTGGAAACTTCAGAGGCTGACGTTGGCCGCGTGGGACTGCGTCAGGCTGCAGCTAATGGATCAGCCTCCGTTGAGATTTCTTAAAGAGGCCTGGATGACCAGGAGTAACAAATGA
- the ureG gene encoding urease accessory protein UreG → MCQGKEGHHHHEWETPQVTGGRPMRIGIGGPVGSGKTKLVEQLAFQLKDKINLAVITNDIYTKEDARILSDTGCLPDDRIIGVETGGCPHTAIREDASMNFEAVEELEQRFPDLDLILIESGGDNLAAAFSPELVDRFIYIIDVAQGEKIPRKGGPGIMRSDLLIINKIDLAPYVGASLEVMERDSRQMRGERPFVFTNLFGGEGLNVVSDWVARETVRHEAAV, encoded by the coding sequence ATGTGCCAAGGAAAAGAAGGACATCATCATCATGAGTGGGAAACGCCCCAAGTCACGGGAGGACGTCCGATGCGAATCGGAATCGGAGGCCCGGTCGGATCCGGCAAAACAAAGCTTGTGGAGCAGCTTGCCTTTCAATTGAAGGACAAAATTAACTTAGCGGTGATCACGAACGACATCTATACGAAGGAAGATGCGCGAATTCTGTCCGATACAGGGTGTTTGCCAGACGATCGGATTATCGGCGTTGAAACCGGAGGATGTCCGCATACGGCCATTCGCGAAGATGCTTCGATGAATTTCGAGGCCGTCGAGGAGCTTGAGCAACGTTTTCCCGATCTGGATTTGATCTTGATCGAGAGCGGCGGAGACAATCTGGCCGCGGCTTTCAGCCCGGAGCTCGTTGATCGGTTCATCTACATTATCGACGTTGCCCAAGGCGAGAAAATCCCTCGCAAAGGCGGTCCCGGAATTATGAGATCGGATCTGCTGATCATTAACAAAATCGACCTGGCTCCGTACGTAGGAGCCAGCTTGGAAGTGATGGAACGCGATTCCCGCCAAATGCGCGGCGAAAGGCCGTTCGTCTTCACGAATTTGTTCGGAGGCGAGGGATTAAACGTCGTCTCGGATTGGGTAGCTCGGGAGACGGTTCGCCATGAGGCCGCCGTCTAG
- a CDS encoding urease accessory protein UreF, which produces MKDAGGAEGESLGSGQWLSLQLLLDSALPIGSFAHSFGLESLVQDGLVMDGASLRQYMISMLRHSWATSDLMVIKAAFGVAPGGDYGTDNRNRNAYAYEIEKLVHLQRLAPESRDGMEKIGRRLLKLAPELFPSMSMTLRSLHEDTRGGQCYGSYPLVYGVICRELQVSLGRAAEGYLYTAVATCVNAALRLISMGQTEAQRLTASLFPDITRSWEAVREMDPSEAYSAMPLAELAMIRHETLYSRLFMS; this is translated from the coding sequence GTGAAGGATGCAGGGGGAGCAGAAGGCGAATCATTGGGCTCCGGCCAGTGGCTTTCCTTGCAGCTATTGTTGGATTCGGCTCTGCCGATCGGCAGCTTTGCCCATTCCTTCGGATTGGAGTCGCTCGTTCAGGACGGACTAGTCATGGACGGAGCGAGCTTGCGCCAATACATGATATCCATGCTGCGGCATAGCTGGGCGACTAGCGACCTCATGGTCATTAAAGCCGCGTTCGGAGTTGCCCCAGGTGGAGACTACGGCACAGATAATAGAAATCGGAATGCTTATGCTTACGAAATCGAGAAGCTAGTCCATCTTCAAAGACTTGCCCCTGAATCCCGGGACGGGATGGAGAAAATCGGCCGGAGGCTGCTGAAGCTGGCTCCCGAGCTGTTTCCGTCTATGTCGATGACGCTACGAAGTCTTCATGAGGACACTCGCGGCGGGCAATGTTACGGCAGTTATCCTCTCGTCTATGGGGTGATCTGCCGCGAACTGCAGGTTTCGCTTGGAAGAGCGGCGGAGGGATACCTGTATACGGCGGTCGCCACATGCGTGAACGCGGCCTTGAGATTGATCTCGATGGGGCAGACGGAAGCTCAACGCTTGACCGCTTCCTTGTTCCCGGACATTACGCGGTCGTGGGAGGCCGTGCGGGAAATGGATCCATCGGAGGCTTATAGCGCGATGCCTCTTGCCGAGCTTGCGATGATTCGGCATGAGACGTTATATTCCCGGTTGTTTATGTCATAA